The Penaeus chinensis breed Huanghai No. 1 chromosome 16, ASM1920278v2, whole genome shotgun sequence sequence GAGCATGATATCACTTTTCTGCCATTTCAAAACAATCAGAGGTTCTCTACACATCAGTTTGTGATAGGCTTGGAGGTTGGAGAtttcatacatcatcatcatcaatcagtcagttaattttgtgtatgtatgtatgcattatttgATGCAGAGTCTGGTTTTAGAGCATGATATCTGCTGTATATCTATCTCATCTTGCTTTTGTCATGACTCTGTGGCAAAAGGTTGAAAACTTTATCCAATTCTCTCTTTCAATTCCAGTTTTTTATTGCTTTGGTGTGGGTGTTTGAGGTAGAAGGCTGTCATGATACAATGtcgaaaaaaacaattaaatattttgaatatctaGAATTTCTGAGGCTCTGAATCTTTAACTAATAAGATTACATTGCTGTCTTATATTTTTCCtggtgtataaaattatatatatatatttcctagtgtatataattacatatatatattatgtgtgtatatatatatgtatgtatgtatatacatacataaatatatgcatgggtgcttcatgctcagggtgatgtgaagcgatggtgtggtagcctagatagtgctttgcatgccttctcgcttgcagctgccaccgctggctagcctggtgcgaaaagggagcagctatgcataagactcccctgccagctcataccctctccatcatcaatatttctgcagtgcctcctcgtggccacccatggaaactaggtaccttgcggtcctacgCTGAGCTGTGGAGggtcttggagcagcaggaggccctaaaggcaTGGAGTCACGTGGACACACCCTGGctttgtactaactcctgcccccgtgccccctggggttaatgggcggctgtggggagacaGGCCTTACCAATCTGCCACCCCAAGAAAACTTAACTGGCAGCAAACCatatagatgttggtgctggggggagggctaatgtcTCTCCTACTTaacaagtacggcgggctgtgggtccctctgggttggcgaccgctgggactcgggtagggagagGGGTTTACCCTTTGTCCCATCTGCGTCCTGgcagccgccaacctggcgtgaggcttgtgggtcAAAGTCCCTGGGACCcccgcaggtggattatgggatcTGCAGCCAGCCAAACCTCTCTATATGGGACGGCATTGGTAGGGTTGGCAGAAGTGgtgcccacccagagtgactgcctggggttagacctcaggcgggctgtcagtgTGGGGCTTGGAATGGCAGGATTACTGTGGGTGGCTAAACTTCTTAATGGTcggctgcagcgatggccaccatcttcaGGGAgtggccatagccatctccagcacacttcaaccctcggtagtagaggtcactccaatcgatgagcgtattatgataatgagactgaagcttacatttggcatCATGTctattattgctgtgtatgcttttatggatgtatataaactagaggtgaaagaaatattttacaccaatcttgcatctgtgacagacagctgtcctcggcgagatattcgtattgttctgggtgacttcaattcggtatctggctgtgatcaagctggctacaagatgtctgtcggtcctcatggctcaggagcttaTGCTGGCAGCaggaatagcctccttttccgtgactttgctaggtcccagaaattgaggatttctggctcctagtatcaggagggcaatttccaagctgaagagtggtaaagcagcaggtgtttgcagcatctcagctgaactgttaaaggctggtggagaacctattgcaaggggcttgcatgctgttctGTCTGACATCTGTCAgacatcttgatgccttttctaagagatccttgcgccggatcatggggtacagccggcaccgtgagaccggtacaggacctgtaacTTGCACAAtttgcgatcgccaactcaggctatatggtcacttggctcgattcccgcaagatgaccctgcccaccaggttgtgtcTGTTtatgacaaccctgggtggaggaggcctgtgggacgaccgaggaagtcgtggtgtgggcagatcgatcaaacctgtcgtgaggagctagagatgagccgagcccctgcctggcggctagccatgagggaccctcgtaggtggaagcgaagggtgcgTGCGGCTATGCaccccccgccggcgttagctccccaatgatgatgatgatatatatgtatgtatatatgtatatatatgtatgtatatatgtatatatatatgtatgtatatatgtatatatatgtatgtatatatgtatatatatgtatgtatatatgtatatatatgtatgtatatatgtatatatatatgtatgtatatatgtatatatatgtatgtatatatgtatatatatgtatgtatatatgtatatatatgtaattatatatgtatatatatatgtatgtatatatgtatgtatatatgtatgtatatatgtatgtatatatgtatatatatgtatatatatatctatataaatgtttatatatatgtatctatatatatgtataaatgggaatatatgtgtatatatatgtatgtatacatatatgtatgaatatatatgtatgtatgtatatatgtgtatatacatgtatgtatatgtatgtatatatatgtatgaatgtatgtatatatgtgtatatacatgtatgtatatatatgtatgaatgtatgtgtacatattatgtatgtatgtatatatatgtatatatattaataaatatatataatatatgtatatacaaatttaaatgtatatttatatatatgtacatatatgtatatatgtatattcatatatatgaatgcatttatatatatttatttcttgattgcttgcagaaGCCCATATAAGGGTCTGCAGAACCATAGGAAACAATGCTCTTTGGTGTGCTGCAAACGCCGCTCTTTTGTCTTAGCTTCCAGCAAATTACTTTTATGAGATACAGCTCTGATAcagcttctccttctttcccccttccctcacccctcccccccccccttctctctctccctcattttattGAAACTGACTGAATTAGATTCAATGAATAAACCAAAGTAAAACCACAAGGAACAGATGAAGACCGCGTCCCACAGACGATAGAACCGCTTGAACACGTGACAGGGTACAAAAGAGCAACAGAGCGGCTTTGAACGCCGGATATACGTTCAAGAGAGAGTATGCCCTTGAGCTTGGGATTTAGGGTTATCGTCCACGGACTCAGTCTCCTCGAGCCAAACCTATTCCTCAACCAGCTGGGAGGAGACCATCGAGTCCTCGACCTCCAAGACAGGTACTCCTCTACGCTCGATTCTTATATACAAAATGGGGCTATTGGTTCCTGCTTTGTTTCGAAATGCTACAAGAAATCAGCAAGGTTATATCGCTTTTGccatttataaatatgattactCATATCACGATTGTGATTTTTTCGTCTCTGTTATCGTTGTTGCTAACACCATTATCCATTATCTTATTGGCAACacccattaccatcattagttaCGTTGAGTATCAGAAGTTTTCGATGAAGAAGTTAAAGCACCAATTgctttattcgtatcattataaaGTAAAAATCTATATTGCGGGTATTATCATATTGGATTACTAATCGTTTATTATCACCAACCACCTTTTTATTAACGAAAATAATACCACTGCTACTCGTCCTTAAACTTATTTTCCTTGATTACAgaatattttattgtattataaaGACTTTCATTAAAATGTTTCATTTTATTAGTGACTTGTACACTCATTTTTTTCATGTTAAAATATCAACATAACACTTATTCAGTGATATCTCaaattttccatttctttataaTGTTAACAGATAGGTTCATTATAACACTGTGCAAAACGGGATCATGGCAATAGTTATAAAATAATCTATAAAGATACCAGTTTAATTTGGCTTGGATTTTCATACTTACAATTTACATCTACGATTTGTCACTCCTGTTTGACAGGCTTTGAATTTAAATAATACAACTCTCggagtatatatctatgtttttccACCCGATGACAAGTTGATATAAAAAAACACTATGGGTTCGTAGCTCTTTTTTCCTCATCGTTTTTATCTTGTATTACGAGTATGTGTCTTTATCGCTTTATCGCAACGTCGTGATACTCATTTTTTCTCTCAGTATCATATATTTGTCCATTTTTAATCTGGCATTATCTATTATTAGTTAAGCCCTGtgacatttttctccttttcactcctttGATTCCCCTTTATTTGTGTATCCCATTCGCATTTATGTCGCTTGGAAGACATGTAGAATTCTTAACAAAGAAATgcattataaagataaataaataaaataaacagacgaGACCATTTTATCAGAGTGTCGGAGATAGCAGGCTATGATTCAGGTATATATTTTCTCCAAGACTTGACAGCACACTTATGAAAATGTGCACTTGTAAAACGAACGCTTATATCCACCGCCGATTACACGGTAATATACTTTACCTTTCTACACTAGCTTTGTATTTCGAACTCAGGAACCGCCTCGATACTGTCGTTTTCTCATGATAACTTGAATAATGAGTCAAGGCTAAGTGGAAAGTCAAGGTTAAGCTGTGATAGGGCCAGGGCGGGCGACAGAGAGACACAGGGCACTGCTGGGGGGATGTCCATAGTATCTTCTCCCAGATGATAGCATGCCTATGGTTGCCAATGGTTAgaattcatcatcttcctctagGTCGGGTTTCGGCCGGTGGGTTAGAGCCgtgatgaccataataacaaaGCCAACCAGCATGGAACTAGAGTAGAAGGCTAGTGTTGCCCAGTAGTTCCCCGAGGCTTCGCGAATGGACCCTGGgataagaacaaacaaaacagtCCGTTGTGACAAGTTAATcaatatctataaaaatacataaaatgcaGATCAAACACCGAGGAAATTACACCCATATCTAGGTGTAATTGCTTCAACAATACTAAAAGTGAACCAGCATATAGCATCTAAATCGACATCCACAACTCCACGTTACATGACGAAATCACCTTCACTGAAACAACCTTGCATTAACTCAGCTGGGATATACGATTGATGATCTTAGAGTGATTCACAATATTATACGTGAGTAAAAGTGATtcacattatcaatgttatacaTGAGTTCTTAAGAGTGATtcacattatcaatgttatacaTGAGTTCTTAAGGGTGATtcacattatcaatgttatacaTGAGTTCTTAAGAGTGATTcacattatcaatatatacataagtcaGAGTGATTTACAATTTTGAACAAGCGCAGGAATACCCATCCACTCACCTCCCACAGGACCTATGAATATAAAGGCCACAGAGCGAAGAAGCTGACTCACTCCAAGGACTGACTGCAGCCTCTCCACCCCGAGGAGTCGCACCATGAGGAGGACGTCGAGTAAATACAGGCAGCCGAGGCCCATCCCGAAGGCTCCGGCACAAGCCATTACGACCAGCCACTCGTCTGTCCACGCCAATAACACTGTCAAAGTAATTAGGAAAAAGTTAGCAATTAAAAGAGTCGCTAATTGGAAAAGTCAGTCATTAGAAAAGAGTCGGCAATTAGAAATGTCAGCAATGAGAAAAGTCGGTAATTAGAAAGAGTcggtgattagaaaaaaaaatagtaattagaaAAGAGACAGTAATTAGAAAAGTCAGTAATCAAAAGTGTCATTAATTAAAAGACTTCAAATGCGGTAgctttgagagaaaaaaaatgatatcgttattatctattttatatgtGTGGGTTTAGTTATATATCGGTTGAGCAGACTGCGTACATTGACATATAAGCACTTAAAAACATAACACAACGTTACCTAGCTTATTATATggaattatatacaaaaatatacatgagCAAGATAACGTAAAAACAGAAATGAGGTAAACTATTGACAGCTGCAGTTATCTATAATCATCTAAGACAAGCAAATCAGACacaacagacaaatatatacatatatatatacacacacacacacacacatacatatatatatatatatatatatatatatagagagagagagagagagagagagagagagagagagagagagagagagagatgtatatataaacacatatatacacaaacatatatgtatatatatttgtatatatgtatatatatttgtatatatgtatatatgtatatatgtatatatgtgtgcgcgtgtgtgtgtgtgttctacatcCATAGTATATGTGAGATACAGAAACGCAAAATAATCAACTTTTTTTCGATATGTTTATTAgcctatatatccacacacacagacattcatacatatgcatgtgtttatgtgtatgtatgtacgtgtgtacagtACAATCATGAGCTACATTTCCACATACGGTATTTACGGGGTAGCGGACTTGTGGCCTTCTGACCCGGAACTGCTATACTAGATAAGGTcattaggaggggaggagggggggaggggaagggaggtaaaggaaCTGTTAGTACACCCAACGGCCCTTCTGACAGTACATGGTTATGCCCTCCGTCAGAATTAATCTATTGACATTTCTTGGCAGCCAGATAATGCGCCACGGGCACTACAGTCGTAGTGTTAAAACGGAGGATTTTTCAAAACTGTTTAAAATGCATAAAGTGCATACAAAGAGGACACCAATTCGTTTCTGAAGTAGTTATACtggagacgcacgcacgcacgcacgcacgcacgcacacacgcacacattgtgacaggcccgggcagccaCCAGTACGAGACCTTCGTGGACGTtgggatgtcgaggacgaacggatttaccagggaccaagatgaagacgacgacagggacgagcagccacgaagatgcatcagggacagcacacgcaagaacgaagtgtttacaagtcaagaaccagccaggttgggtcacccttgaggcaaatatcagacgcctcgagggcgaggcgcgaggtaggtggcagagcagtgtgacaggcccgggcagctggttgacctgaccttactccggaatgacaggaagcgcctcaagggaaacacccggcgccctggtcaaaggagggcgtgccccacgcacccaccagtacttaaggctcaggataacccaggtcagggagagtccttcCACTGAGTACcagccgactgcttgtcggggcaggccccagtCGCGCGCttccctgcgggctgacgaccaagcactaagccttaccaaagacttgtatccgtgtgaatatctgtgttgcttacgcttctcaataaaagaggttaaaccaaccgtccctttcactactcctgctaaaccatatgtttaaggtgttcttaaataccctttacacacatacacacacacacaaacacgttgtTAGGATGTGATGCTATTAGAGGGTGTTAGtacgtgtacgtgagtgtgtacgAGTGAAcatgcacacgtgtatgtgtgatgtCTGGGAGAAGGCGTGTGAAGGGAAACTGACCTCCTACACCTTCGCCTCGTCCCTTCTTTTGTGCTGCAATTTAATTAGGTTAGTTTACCACAGCAGCTCTGTTCCACATAGTTACATGTCCGCTACTCCGCTGCCTACCCTGTGCATGTGTTCGATATTAAAGCTCTCGACTGTACATGCACATCTGTATAACACATACAGAGACATCAAACAGCGAAGTGCCGAGCCAAGCCTGACCGTAGGGCGTTACCACGTAGACGAGCTGCGCGAAGCCAAACACTGCTCTGGGCCTGAAGTGTGGGAGGTCGGTGATGGCGGCGCCGGCCATTCGGGTCACGAGGTCGAAGATCGCCGCCGATGACATGACTGTCGCCGACTCCTGCAGCGAGTAGCCAGCCTCGTCCAACACGAAGGGAATCGTGCTCTGCGGTAGGAAGGGAGCTTCAGGGAAAGACCCATGGTCAGCATGGCAAAAGCGTCAGTATCTACAGTTCACCGTgggtgattatgtatgtatgtatgtttatatacatgcatgcatgtatataaatgtatgtctatgtatatgtctatgtatacatatatatacacacttatatgtgtatatgtatatatatgtatgtatgtatgtatgagtgtgtgtagatagactgatagatagatgaatagatatatagatagacagactgatatatgGATACAGTTACATATAATGTTATGAGAAAATGTAAATTATCAAAAATAACAATTGCACAAAAAAATCGTCTTACCGAAGACATAAACGCCATAGGCCACTTACAAAAACATTTAGCGCAGCGACCATGGTGATGCAATTCACTACTGCCACAGAAATGACTAAAGGATCCTTCAGAACCGAAGGCTTGTAGTGGTTCTTAAACTGCTGCCACACTCCTGCCGAGTCCTCCATGTTCTGCAAGGACACACCTCGGACATTCAAAACAAAATAACTTTTTCTCTAGCCATTTGCTGCATTTACGCATGCACAATGGAATCCAGTTCATTCTATATACACCACATAATTAACGAAGAAAGGTGAGTACGGTATCAAAATAAAgagtatataaaattaataataatcacgatatgaAGACGCATTGGCCTAGGAGCAAAATTACTGATATTGTATACTACAGTAAAATAGAACATTTACCAAGGGAATAAACTTACCGCAAGAGAATCCCTCGAAGGTGCTCGCTCAGACAACGTGTGGACGCTCGCCATCAGGGAGCTCCCCCCGAAAGTCAGGGAAGGAAACTTGCCCATCTCCCTCTCGGGCGGGTCCtggcgggcgcactcgctgtagGCCCGGGTTCTTCTCGGAATGCCCGGGTGAGAGCCGCGGTTGTCGTGTAGCATGAGGCCCGA is a genomic window containing:
- the LOC125033549 gene encoding monocarboxylate transporter 9-like isoform X1 → MMTRGGPTFQHSKNGRMEAESGIREQSDPLVMKDGVLKRGVSKKGVASSHLVPPDGGWGWFVSLGTTACAMILSTQGPCFGILFGPKLREMNAPPSLAAWLFNCQSMVWNLAGPWSGPLSSRFSYRKVAVTAALMSASSLFLSALVSSPYLLLLTFSLLHGIGGGINITCCFHMIAKYFKKRLGIANSIMMTGGSVGIILLPQLASRLQEYYPFTWATLITGAVTLHAAVGSLLFQPVEWHLKEENSGPEVPPHMEKLLLEPGTKNSKGDEFRRGSSVPSGLMLHDNRGSHPGIPRRTRAYSECARQDPPEREMGKFPSLTFGGSSLMASVHTLSERAPSRDSLANMEDSAGVWQQFKNHYKPSVLKDPLVISVAVVNCITMVAALNVFSTIPFVLDEAGYSLQESATVMSSAAIFDLVTRMAGAAITDLPHFRPRAVFGFAQLVYVVTPYVLLAWTDEWLVVMACAGAFGMGLGCLYLLDVLLMVRLLGVERLQSVLGVSQLLRSVAFIFIGPVGGSIREASGNYWATLAFYSSSMLVGFVIMVITALTHRPKPDLEEDDEF
- the LOC125033549 gene encoding uncharacterized protein LOC125033549 isoform X2 produces the protein MMTRGGPTFQHSKNGRMEAESGIREQSDPLVMKDGVLKRGVSKKGVASSHLVPPDGGWGWFVSLGTTACAMILSTQGPCFGILFGPKLREMNAPPSLAAWLFNCQSMVWNLAGIGGGINITCCFHMIAKYFKKRLGIANSIMMTGGSVGIILLPQLASRLQEYYPFTWATLITGAVTLHAAVGSLLFQPVEWHLKEENSGPEVPPHMEKLLLEPGTKNSKGDEFRRGSSVPSGLMLHDNRGSHPGIPRRTRAYSECARQDPPEREMGKFPSLTFGGSSLMASVHTLSERAPSRDSLANMEDSAGVWQQFKNHYKPSVLKDPLVISVAVVNCITMVAALNVFSTIPFVLDEAGYSLQESATVMSSAAIFDLVTRMAGAAITDLPHFRPRAVFGFAQLVYVVTPYVLLAWTDEWLVVMACAGAFGMGLGCLYLLDVLLMVRLLGVERLQSVLGVSQLLRSVAFIFIGPVGGSIREASGNYWATLAFYSSSMLVGFVIMVITALTHRPKPDLEEDDEF
- the LOC125033549 gene encoding uncharacterized protein LOC125033549 isoform X3; the encoded protein is MRDDSLHARPLLRHPFRPQTPRNERPPFSRGLALQLPIHGVESCRKVAVTAALMSASSLFLSALVSSPYLLLLTFSLLHGIGGGINITCCFHMIAKYFKKRLGIANSIMMTGGSVGIILLPQLASRLQEYYPFTWATLITGAVTLHAAVGSLLFQPVEWHLKEENSGPEVPPHMEKLLLEPGTKNSKGDEFRRGSSVPSGLMLHDNRGSHPGIPRRTRAYSECARQDPPEREMGKFPSLTFGGSSLMASVHTLSERAPSRDSLANMEDSAGVWQQFKNHYKPSVLKDPLVISVAVVNCITMVAALNVFSTIPFVLDEAGYSLQESATVMSSAAIFDLVTRMAGAAITDLPHFRPRAVFGFAQLVYVVTPYVLLAWTDEWLVVMACAGAFGMGLGCLYLLDVLLMVRLLGVERLQSVLGVSQLLRSVAFIFIGPVGGSIREASGNYWATLAFYSSSMLVGFVIMVITALTHRPKPDLEEDDEF